From the Neobacillus sp. PS3-34 genome, the window GAGGGCTCTATTGGACAAAACAAGGCCAGTGAGCAGTCAAAATGTCTAATAAGAGGGCTCTATTGGACAAAACAGGGCCAGTGAGCTGTCAAAATGTCTAATAAGAGGGTTCTATTGGACAAAACAAGGCCAGTGAGCAGCCGAAATGTCTAATAAGAGGGTTCTATTGGACAAAACAAGGGCTGGGAGCAGCACAAATGTCTAATAAAAGGGCTCTATTGGACAAAACAAGGCCAGTGATCAGTCAAAATGTCTAATAAGAGGGTTCTATTGGACAAAACAAGGCCAGTGAGCAGCCGAAATGTCTAATAAGAGGGTTCTATTGGACTTAACAGTGGGCAGTCACCAAGTGTCGAATGAAAATAGTGGAGGGGAAGAAATGAACATCGAAAAAGTAATGGTAATTGGCGCGGCGCCAATGGGCTCCGGGATTGCGCAGGTTTGTGCAATGGCCGGCTATCAGGTTCTGCTTAATGATTTAAAAGCAGATTTTATCGAACGTGGCCTTGGCGTTATCAATAAGAATCTGTCCAGGCAGGTTGAAAAAGGCAGGATGACAGAAGAGCAGAAGCAGGAAATAACAGCACGCCTTACACCTTCCACTGATTTAAATGATGCTGGCGGAGTGGATCTCATCATTGAAGCGGCAGTCGAGAATATGGACATCAAAACAAAGATCTTTTCACAATTGGATAATATTGCACCGGCAAATGCCATATTGGCAAGCAATACATCCTCATTGCCAATTACAGAAATTGCTGCAGCAACGAAAAGGCCTGAAAAGGTTATCGGAATGCACTTTATGAATCCGGTTCCTGTCATGAAACTGGTAGAAATCATCCGTGGCCTGGCGACTTCAGATGAAGTGTATCGTGCTATTGAAGATATGACGAAATCACTGAGCAAGGTGCCGGTTGAAGTGAACGATTTCCCTGGCTTTGTGTCAAACCGAATCCTTATGCCAATGATCAACGAAGCGATTTATACCCTGTATGAAGGCGTCGCAACGAAGGAAGCAATCGATGAGGTCATGAAGCTGGGCATGAACCATCCAATGGGACCTTTAACACTAGCTGATTTTATCGGGCTTGATACTTGTCTGTACATTATGGAGACGCTGCACGAAGGATTTGGCGACGATAAATACCGTCCATGCCCTCTTCTTCGCAAATATGTCAAAGCTGGCTGGCTCGGTAAAAAGTCAGGACGCGGTTTTTACCAGTACGAATAAGTCAATCAAGAAAAGCTAAATCCCAGGGGGGATGAACATGGATTTAAGATTTACAGATGAACAGGAAATGATGCGGAAAATGGTCCGCGACTTTGCAAACAGCGAGATTGCACCGTTTGTTGAAAAAATGGAGCAGGGCGAATTTCCTCATGAAATTATAAGGAAAATGGGCGAGCTAGGGCTGATGGGAATTCCAATCCCTGAAAAGTACGGCGGTGCCGAGATGGATTTTGTATCCTATATTATTGCAATCAATGAAATCTCAAAAGTAAGTGCGACAGTTGGTGTCATACTGTCCGTCCATACATCGGTCGGGACGAATCCCATTCTTTATTTTGGGACAGAAGAGCAAAAACAGAAGTATATACCTAAGCTTGCAGCAGGAGAATATCTTGGGGCATTTTGCTTAACGGAGCCAAGCGCGGGTTCAGACGCAGGCA encodes:
- a CDS encoding 3-hydroxybutyryl-CoA dehydrogenase, which encodes MNIEKVMVIGAAPMGSGIAQVCAMAGYQVLLNDLKADFIERGLGVINKNLSRQVEKGRMTEEQKQEITARLTPSTDLNDAGGVDLIIEAAVENMDIKTKIFSQLDNIAPANAILASNTSSLPITEIAAATKRPEKVIGMHFMNPVPVMKLVEIIRGLATSDEVYRAIEDMTKSLSKVPVEVNDFPGFVSNRILMPMINEAIYTLYEGVATKEAIDEVMKLGMNHPMGPLTLADFIGLDTCLYIMETLHEGFGDDKYRPCPLLRKYVKAGWLGKKSGRGFYQYE